TTCCATTTGAACACGTCTCCATTGCTGATGTTAAACGCTTCATTCTTTGCGTGCGGTTCGACCGCGGCCCAGATATGTTGTTCAGCTATCAAGTCGGCATCAGAACAATCGTGGTAACTCTCCCAGGCTTCTTTAGTCCCTGGTAGTAGGAACAATATCTTAGCTATCTAGACTTCATTGTTATATCATTACCCTAGTCAATAAAAATGactttattgttttcttttttttttttttttgaaaatcggTGTCTCTCAAAACTCGAACCCTTGACCTTCAGGGGAGCTCTGTTTTAACTACAAAGACTTTGCGGCTTTGCCATTAGAGTTAACCCCGcgtattagtttttttttttttaatttacaatAGATAATTACAAAATAAATCTAATCATACTAATGATATAGTAATAAAGTTCCCTTACATTTATTGAGTTTTAGttatagaaaaaaaatatattgatttgatttattttgtaattaaaattagagttaattgcccagATGGTCTTTGTAGTTTCACGTTTAGTCTCCACCTTTTGGAAATAACAGTTATGCTCcttatggtttgtcattttgttactcggatagtaaTAAGAGGattatccgagtaacaaaataacaaaaaataacaaaccatagggagcatacctgctattttcaaaaggtgagAACTAAATGTGAGGCAACTAAATcttaaaattgttatatttttataaataatttatcAAGAATATAAAAATACTAATTAATATACTCTCTCTAATACCTGGAAATTTCAACGGAACTCCTTCATGTTTGCAGATTGTAGCGTAAACGCATAATGCACCGATCAAATTCATCAAACTATACGGCGAAAACCCAAAGATCAACCCCGGTCTATGAATAGACCAAGTTAACCCTTCCTTTCGTCCAACCGATTCGAACAAAATATCCTCCAGGGTATAATAAAAATTCGGTACATCAAGTCGAGGTAGATCCTCATGATATGGGGTATCATGAGATGCTTTCCCGTACAATTCAAAAGGACCCCAATAATGTTTCTTCCCAGTTTGCAGACAAATGTGTTGCAAACTGGGAGAATCCGGGATCACCGCATCCAGAACATTTTGAAACATTTTACCATTGATTTCACAGTTCTCAGATTCCGTGGCTTGGTTGGCCCACGTGACGTAGAACAGATGTGTAACGTCTTGGAGACACCCGAGCTTGGTTAGGGTTTCATCAGGATCTGAGACGTCACACTGGATGTACTCGATTGGGTGGTCCGAGTTCCATTGGGGCTGCGGGCGGCGTGCTACTCCGTAGACCTTCCATGGCCCGCCCGGTGTGTCGGACAGCGGGAGGATTTCCGCGAGGCTGTTGCCAACGATTCCGGTGACTCCAATGATTAGAGCAACGCTCTGGTACTTGGGTGGTGCATCCTCATCATCTAGTTTTTTCTGTGTAAATTAATTGATTTTTAGTTTCGACTAGCAGAACTAATATAAAAAGAAATTAATAACAACGGCAGATAAACAGGCAACTAGAACTAATATAAAAGAAAATTAATAACGGCAGGTAAAGAGGCAAGGAACTGCGCGACTAGCAAATAAGTTGAGATGGAGATTGTGGGTTAGTTTACCTTTGCAGCTCCGATAGCTCCTGCCCACCACCAGCTCATAGTGAATATGGATAAATGATGATTCGATCGGTGGAGTAAGGTTGCAGAAGACAGCCGGAATATTGTGTGTTTGATACAGACTTCAAAATTGGTGACTAGATGTTCATTGTCTTTTTACGTTTTATTATTTCATCGTGATACCGTGATCTTTTCATTTGTTTTATAGTAATTATTTGTATAATTTCATCGTGATAGCAAGatcttttttatttgttttatagtAATAATTATTTGTATAACATATTACACGTGTCCTTAAGTTACACGGTGTCTTCGTTATCGTTGGCTCAAGAAGTTGTCTACACGTATCTTATCGGACACGTGACTCCTTTTTATTGGATGTACAACTAACGGATTTTTGTCGCGTAAAGcatttagggtctgtttggtatgggttAATGGAATAGACGGGGAAATGGAATGGACAAGataatggaatggatgaggtaatggaattgattattaccattccatgtcttgtttggttactgAAGACACATGTCCGAAGCCGGACACTGTCCTCAGGACGAACAGGGCTCCACTAGGATGGACACTTAAGCCGTGTCCGTCCCATATCAAGGACCTCCGAGGGCGGACCCCCGTTCGAATGCGTCTGGTCGAATGACGTCATCTCAGTTGACTACTATAAATACCCcgccaagtacaaaaccaagtACAGTTTTCTGACTATCCGtccttactttctctctctattttctctctctaaacaaatacttatcctcacgccggagagtggtcgcagaggggccctcccatctctgcggcgagcctaacggttttctgttttgcaggaaccTCTCCTCCTCTCACAAGGTCCAAACTCTCGTTTACTGGTTTCGGCCTAACGACGGTTTTTGGCTCTTCAATTGGCGCCATCCGATCTTAAAGCTCTTAGTCCTTCACTTTAGTGAACTTCTTGAGCAAAAGAACTGACAAATGGCGGCCCCAGGTTC
This is a stretch of genomic DNA from Helianthus annuus cultivar XRQ/B chromosome 16, HanXRQr2.0-SUNRISE, whole genome shotgun sequence. It encodes these proteins:
- the LOC110918315 gene encoding (S)-8-oxocitronellyl enol synthase ISY1 codes for the protein MSWWWAGAIGAAKKKLDDEDAPPKYQSVALIIGVTGIVGNSLAEILPLSDTPGGPWKVYGVARRPQPQWNSDHPIEYIQCDVSDPDETLTKLGCLQDVTHLFYVTWANQATESENCEINGKMFQNVLDAVIPDSPSLQHICLQTGKKHYWGPFELYGKASHDTPYHEDLPRLDVPNFYYTLEDILFESVGRKEGLTWSIHRPGLIFGFSPYSLMNLIGALCVYATICKHEGVPLKFPGTKEAWESYHDCSDADLIAEQHIWAAVEPHAKNEAFNISNGDVFKWKHLWKVLAEQFEVENGGFDEGGERVSLVEMMKDKGGVWDEIVREKGLVSTKLEEVAAWWFADGMLGIEGVLDTMNKSKEHGFFGFRNSKSSLVSWIEKMKGYKIVP